A region of the Roseobacter denitrificans OCh 114 genome:
TCAGAGGCGTGTTCGAGGTTTTCATCCTCAAAGAGAAACGAAACACGGTTTTCTGAGTCGCTGGGTTGCAGGCTGGTGCCAGGAGCGGCCTGTTGCTGTTTGCTGAGCATCCAATAGACGGCCACAAGCGTACTTGAAACAGCGGCCCCCGCAACTGCAGCAATGTCAACGACGTCCATAGTGATTAAGTCCCGTGCAAACCGATGCCACAGGCTTCCCACGGCTTGGTTAATTCACGGTTAATTCGCCGTCAGTTCACGGTGAATATCGCTGTCTATATCGTCGTTCTAAACGGCAAATCGTTGATTTTCACCGCTCGCCACAGGGCGATCACCCTCAACCGCATCAATCCGTCGCCTGAGCCATTTCACTTCGACAACAGCACCGATCCCGCTGCCTTGCGTGGATGATTCCTCGCGACCGTTGGCAAAGCTGAGTTCGGCGCCTGAGCGTTCAAGAAGCGTCTTGGCAATGAACAACCCCAATCCCATGCCCTCATAACCCGGACGTGCGCCTCTATCGGAGGCGGACCGGCGGCGTTTCATGAAAGGGTCGCCAATTCGGCCAAGCAAATGTGGTGGAAACCCGTTCCCGTCGTCCATGATCCGCAGCGAGATCGTGTCCGGTGTCCAACTCGCCTCCACCCAGATCTGCGCCTTTGCGAAATCCACTGCATTCTGGATCAGGTTGCGCACGCCATGAATGATTTCGGGCTTCCGCAGGATTGTGGGTTGCGTGATTTCCGGCCCGACTATCTGAAAGATGATCTCTTTCCCGCGGTCCATATGGGGTTCTGCGGCCTCTTCGAGGACCGCGCGCAAAGGGGCCTGATGCAGGTGCAAATCATCTTTGCCGGCGCGGCCCATGTCGCGCAAGATATCGCGACACCGATCCGCCTGTTCGCGGATCAACGCCGCATCCTCCTGCAAGTCCGCGCGGTCGGACAATTCGTCATATAATTCGCCACTCGCCAGTTTGATGGTCGCAAGCGGGGTGCCGAGTCATGCGCAGCGGCGGCGACAACACCGCCCAAATCCGTCAGCTTTTGTTCGCGCGACAGGGCCATCTGCGTGGCGGATAAGGCGTCAGACATTGAGTGAATTTCGGAGGTGATCCGTATGGAATAGGCACTGATAAAGACAATCGCGATGATCAGCGCGATCCAGTTGCCAAAGAGAAACACGTCAGGGATCGCAAGAATAAAGCCCTGTTCCGTGCGCAGCGGGAAATTGAACTGCGCCAGAAGGGAAACGAGAATGATGGCTGTCCCGCCCAGAAACACGGTTGAGCGCAATGTCAGAACAGCCGCCGAAATCGTGACGGGCCCAAGCATCAGCAGGGCGAACGGGTTGTGCAGACCGCCGGTGAGGAACAACAGAAAACTCAGTTGCAGCAGATCGAAAAGGACCGTCAGCATATTCTGGCTTTCCGTAAGGCGCTTGTTTTCCGGAAAGATGAAAGTGGCCACAAGATTTGCGATGGCAGAGGCCCCAATCGCCAGATAGCACAGGCCCAGTTCAAGCTGTAACCCGTACATCTTTTGCGCCACGGTGATGGCCGCGAGCTGCCCCGCGATGGCGAACCAGCGCAACAGGATCAGGGTCCGAAGTCTGATCCAGTTCGCGCGCCTGTCATCAGAAAAGGGCCTGAGGTTCAGATCTGCCAAAATATCACCGGTTGTTGAGTTGCACTGTCCTTCAAACACGGTAGGACTGACCCTATCTAGGATCAACCCTTGCCTTACGAAGGAGATGCTCATGAATACGCGTTTCATCGCTTTGATTTCTGTCGCTGGCGTGGTCGGCGTTCTGGGCGGCCTGTGGCTTGCAACCCAGTCGTCCAAAAGCGACGATCAGTTCGCGCAGTGCAGATCCAGCACCGTTGCAGGGGGCGCGGGTGCGTTGGGTGGGCCCTTTGAACTGGTCAATGCGCAGGGCGAAACTGTCACCGATGCGGATGTCATCACCGAGCCTTCGATTCTTTACTTCGGCTATACATTCTGCCCGGATGTCTGCCCTCTGGACGTGGCGCGCAATGCCGTGGCTGTCGAGGTTCTGGAAGAGAACGGCATGTCCGTGACGCCGGTATTCATCTCGATCGACCCCAAGCGGGACACGCCCGAAGTTGTTGGCGATTTCGCGGCCAACATGCATGAACGCATGATCGGTCTGACCGGGTCACCCGAGCAGGTCAAGGCGGCGAGCACCGCGTATCGCACGTATTACAAGGCGCATGAGGGGGACGAAGACTATTACCTCGTGGATCATTCGACCTTCAGCTATCTCGTATTGCCGGAACACGGTTTTGTTGAGTTCTTCCGCCGCGAAGTTGCACCGGAACAAATGGCCGAGACAGTGGCTTGTTTTGTCGAGAATGCCTGACCTGTCATAGCCTTATCGGTTAAACTTATTTGACCTGCGGCATTTTGGGCCACATATATGTCTGAACGGTCAATAAGTGTGCAGGAATGAGCGGATATGCCGGATACGAACCCGATTGAGTTAGGTGAGGACAAGAGCATCCTATTGCTGGATGATGACGAGCCTTTCCTGCGCCGTCTGGCAAAGGCCATGGAAAAGCGTGGCTTTCAGGTAGAGACAGCAGGTTCGGTTGCCGCCGGACGTGCCATCGCGACCGCGCGCCCCCCCGCGTTTGCGGTTGTTGATCTGCGGCTTGAGGATGGCAATGGCCTGGATGTCGTCGAAGTTCTGCGCGAAAAGCGCCCGGATACGCGGGTCGTCGTGTTGACGGGATATGGTGCGATTGCAACTGCCGTGGCGGCCGTAAAAATCGGTGCCGTGGATTATCTGTCTAAACCGGCGGATGCGACGGATATCGTGAATGCTCTGCTCGCGACGGGGGATGATCTGCCGCCGCCGCCTGAAAACCCGATGAGTGCGGATCGCGTGCGTTGGGAACACATCCAGCGGGTTTATGAACTGTGTGATCGTAATGTGAGTGAAACGGCGCGTCGGTTGAACATGCACCGCCGGACGCTGCAACGCATTCTGGCCAAGCGCAGCCCGCGCTGAGTTCTCGCGTCAGATCATAAAGCTTGCTGATCTTGCAGACGAAAGGTCGGCTTTGAAAACGCTGACCTGAGGCGCGGTGCGTGGCTACTGCGTGCCGGCTTGGCCCGTGAGGATCACGGCATGGCAGCCAGCAATTCGTTGTGACGCGCGGTAAAGGCGTCGCGCGTCTCAGCCGGGGGCCGCAGGGTAATTTCCAGCCCTTGCATGATCTTGTGATCCGGTGTGCCAAAGAACTTGCTGGCCTCGGTTTCTGAAAAACCGGCGATCTGCGTGGCTTCCATCCATGCGCTGATTTTATCGGCCTTCTTGATCTGACGCTTCACGGCGACAGGAATGGCAGCAGGTAGACCAAACCGCAGGTGGATGGCCGCCGTCAGTCGCTCATCCAGCGCCTCATACCCCGGCCCGACAGCGGCCTTTACCGGGGAGATCATATCGCCGATCACGTATTCCGGGGCGTCATGCAAAAGGGCTGCCAATCGCCATTTCGCGGGTGATTTATCAGCGATGCGGGTAAAAAGCGTCTCTACCAAAAGCGAATGTTCCGCAACTGAATAGGCATGCGCGCCACTGGTCTGGCCATTCCAGCGCGCCACAAAGGCAAGACCGCGCGCGATATCTTCAATTTCTACGTCAACCGGAGTCGGATCCAGCAAATCCAGCCTGCGCCCCGATAGCATTCGCTGCCAGGCCCGCTTCATCGGTGGACCGTCAATTCATTAGGAAATCTCGCGAGATAGTGCGCTATTTTCCGGGCTGTTATCAGATGTTTGATCAGCATTTTCGTCATTTTCATACTGTCCGGCGCGAGTCTTCTACCCCCCGTTTCCACTTGTCTGGAACCTGAAAAGTGTGTCCTGATGAAACGATCAAATGAGTCAGCAAAGCGCGGTTCGAACTGTCCGCTCTCGTCTTTCCATGGTTTCGCGGGCCCGATGAAATGTATGATGTTCGGATATGCGAAAACTGCAAAAAGCCGCGTGGACCACGAATATTGCCAGTTCCAGACGGGGCTTATTTCGGCCCAGTCGTTTTGCAGCACCGCATTGTAAAGGTTCTGATCATGCCGTTTCAAATCCCGACGGCGTGCGCGGCCAAATTCGACGCAACGTCGCATCAGCTCCTGTTCGGTATAGGCCTGCACATCCATTAGCATTACTCCTGCGTTGAAGTATGCAGATGGGGGTATCCCTTTGATCGTATTCCGCTTGTTTTGCCGTTTTGGTGTGCGCCATTGCACGTTGTCGCGAACCGATGCGATGCAATGCGGTGCTACATCAATATCAAAAAGCGCGTTGAAATCGCCACCTTGAACGAAAATATCCGAATCCAGATAGAGAATTTTGTCATATTCACCGGCAAAAGCGGTCGGCAAGGCGATGCGCAAATATACGTCATGCGTTTTGCCCTTATCCAAGCGCAGGCCTTCAAAGACGTCGCCGACATCTACGTGACAAAGCCGTATGCCCAATCCGGCAAGGCTGTCCGGAAGCACAACTGCCTGATGACCGTAACAGATACAGATGTCGAATTCCGGCTTTTCCACAAGCGATGCAATCTGCGCCGCGGCATGTGCCGCAAAAACAAGGTAATTCTGGTCGCAACAAAAGACGATTGCCCTTTTGTGGCGTGCCGGGCGCGATGCCGTCAACCTGACGTGAAATGACTCTGCGGGTGCTGTGGACATAGCCGGGCGTTTGCTCGTTGCGTTCTGTAAATGTGTCGCTGGCGGGGCTGTACTCAAGACACGCCCACTTCTAGAGAACTGAAAGATATTGTCCAGCACTCAACTTTTTGGAGTCACACATGCAGGGCAAACCCAATACGATTACGCTTGTAAAGAGGATGTGGACAATTGCTGGCATTCGTTCTGTTGCAGCGCCCTGCAACGGGTGGTAGAGCAGCGGCAAAGATCATTCAGAGCCTCGGAGTGCACGCGTGACCAAAGACTTCATCGTAAAAGATATTGCCCTTGCCGAGTTTGGCCGCAAAGAGCTTGATATTGCCGAAACCGAAATGCCGGGGCTGATGGCCTTGCGCGCGGAATATGGCGACAGCAAGCCGCTGGCCGGTGCGCGCATTGTCGGCTCGCTGCACATGACGATCCAGACGGCAGTTCTGATCGAAACGCTTGTTGCCTTGGGTGCCGATGTCCGCTGGGCGTCCTGCAATATCTTTTCGACGCAGGACCACGCGGCGGCGGCCATCGCGGCGGGCGGGACGCCTGTTTTCGCGATCAAGGGTCAGTCGCTGGAAGAGCATTGGGATTACCTCGACCGGTCGTTCATGTTTGAGGATGGTCCCAACCTTATCCTTGACGATGGCGGTGATGCGACCCTCTATGTTCTGCTTGGTGCCCGTGCCGAGGCGGGTGAAGAGATTATCCCCGTGCCCACATCCGAAGAGGAAGAGGCCATCAAGGCGCAGATCAAGAAGCGCATGGCGGCGTCTCCCGGTTGGTTCACGAAAGTGCGTGATCAGATCAAAGGTGTCAGCGAAGAGACGACAACTGGCGTTCACCGTCTCTATGACCTCGTCAAGCAGGGGCAATTGCCATTCCCTGCGATCAATGTGAATGATTCTGTCACCAAGTCGAAGTTTGACAACAAATACGGCTGCAAGGAATCGCTGGTGGATGGTATCCGCCGCGCC
Encoded here:
- a CDS encoding SCO family protein — translated: MNTRFIALISVAGVVGVLGGLWLATQSSKSDDQFAQCRSSTVAGGAGALGGPFELVNAQGETVTDADVITEPSILYFGYTFCPDVCPLDVARNAVAVEVLEENGMSVTPVFISIDPKRDTPEVVGDFAANMHERMIGLTGSPEQVKAASTAYRTYYKAHEGDEDYYLVDHSTFSYLVLPEHGFVEFFRREVAPEQMAETVACFVENA
- a CDS encoding ActR/PrrA/RegA family redox response regulator transcription factor translates to MPDTNPIELGEDKSILLLDDDEPFLRRLAKAMEKRGFQVETAGSVAAGRAIATARPPAFAVVDLRLEDGNGLDVVEVLREKRPDTRVVVLTGYGAIATAVAAVKIGAVDYLSKPADATDIVNALLATGDDLPPPPENPMSADRVRWEHIQRVYELCDRNVSETARRLNMHRRTLQRILAKRSPR
- a CDS encoding YfbR-like 5'-deoxynucleotidase, translated to MKRAWQRMLSGRRLDLLDPTPVDVEIEDIARGLAFVARWNGQTSGAHAYSVAEHSLLVETLFTRIADKSPAKWRLAALLHDAPEYVIGDMISPVKAAVGPGYEALDERLTAAIHLRFGLPAAIPVAVKRQIKKADKISAWMEATQIAGFSETEASKFFGTPDHKIMQGLEITLRPPAETRDAFTARHNELLAAMP
- a CDS encoding glycosyltransferase family 8 protein, with protein sequence MSTAPAESFHVRLTASRPARHKRAIVFCCDQNYLVFAAHAAAQIASLVEKPEFDICICYGHQAVVLPDSLAGLGIRLCHVDVGDVFEGLRLDKGKTHDVYLRIALPTAFAGEYDKILYLDSDIFVQGGDFNALFDIDVAPHCIASVRDNVQWRTPKRQNKRNTIKGIPPSAYFNAGVMLMDVQAYTEQELMRRCVEFGRARRRDLKRHDQNLYNAVLQNDWAEISPVWNWQYSWSTRLFAVFAYPNIIHFIGPAKPWKDESGQFEPRFADSFDRFIRTHFSGSRQVETGGRRLAPDSMKMTKMLIKHLITARKIAHYLARFPNELTVHR
- the ahcY gene encoding adenosylhomocysteinase produces the protein MTKDFIVKDIALAEFGRKELDIAETEMPGLMALRAEYGDSKPLAGARIVGSLHMTIQTAVLIETLVALGADVRWASCNIFSTQDHAAAAIAAGGTPVFAIKGQSLEEHWDYLDRSFMFEDGPNLILDDGGDATLYVLLGARAEAGEEIIPVPTSEEEEAIKAQIKKRMAASPGWFTKVRDQIKGVSEETTTGVHRLYDLVKQGQLPFPAINVNDSVTKSKFDNKYGCKESLVDGIRRATDTMMAGKVAVVMGYGDVGKGSAASLRGAGARVKVTEVDPICALQAAMDGFEVVLLEDVVGSADIFITTTGNKDVIRIEHMRAMKDMAIVGNIGHFDNEIQVAALKNHKWTNIKEQVDMIEMPNGNRLILLSEGRLLNLGNATGHPSFVMSASFTNQVLAQIELWTRADAYDNEVYILPKHLDEKVARLHLDRIGVKLTPLDPEQAAYIGVKPEGPFKPEHYRY